The Verrucomicrobiota bacterium genome includes a region encoding these proteins:
- the scpA gene encoding methylmalonyl-CoA mutase translates to MKTFPDFSQVAYQPPVAQVTYAQWQAQVEKETGKPLDEWVWHTMEQLDVAPLYTAKDLEGMEHLEYMPGLPPFLRGPYASMYVTKPWTVRQYAGFSTAEESNAFYRRNLAAGQMGLSVAFDLPTHRGYDSDHPRAFADVGKAGVAVNSILDAKVLFDGIPLDKISVSMTMNGAVLPILAFYIVAAEEQGVPMAQLSGTIQNDILKEYLVRNTYIYPPTPSMRIIADIFSFSSKNMPKFNCISISGYHMQEAGATVDLELAYTLADGLEYVRTGLKAGIDIDAFAPRLSFFWAQGKNFFMEVAKMRAARILWAKLIKQFNPKSAKSMALRTHSQTSGWSLTAQDPYNNVIRTCVEAMAAVMGHTQSLHTNSLDEAIALPTDFSARIARNTQLFLQEETGICKVIDPWGGSYYVEALTQAIMQRAWNHIQEVEALGGMAKAIETGLPKLRIEEAAARRQARIDSGKEAIVGVNLHRLDKEAPLEVLSVDNTAVRESQIKRLAKLRSERDTARVQESLAALTRAAETGQGNLLELAVEAARRRATLGEISDALEKIFGRHKAIPKSVSGVYHAEFAKVDAITEIRKRVDAFVEREGRRPRLLVAKMGQDGHDRGSKVVATAYADFGFDVDIGPLFQSPEESARMAVENDVHVVGISSLAGGHKALLPELIAELKKLGREDIMVIVGGVIPAQDYEFLYKNGAAAVFGPGTVITEAANEILKQLEQRLGGERPKTESPEIRKNSE, encoded by the coding sequence GTGAAAACATTTCCTGATTTTTCCCAAGTTGCATACCAACCGCCCGTTGCCCAAGTCACCTACGCGCAGTGGCAGGCCCAGGTCGAGAAAGAGACCGGCAAACCGCTCGATGAGTGGGTCTGGCACACCATGGAACAACTCGACGTCGCGCCGCTTTACACAGCGAAGGATCTCGAGGGAATGGAACACCTGGAGTATATGCCGGGGCTCCCGCCATTCCTGCGCGGCCCGTATGCCTCCATGTACGTAACGAAACCATGGACGGTACGCCAGTACGCCGGTTTCTCGACCGCTGAGGAGAGCAATGCGTTTTATCGCCGCAATCTCGCCGCCGGCCAGATGGGGCTGTCCGTGGCGTTCGACCTGCCGACGCATCGCGGTTACGACTCGGATCATCCCCGTGCATTTGCCGATGTCGGCAAGGCGGGTGTGGCGGTAAACTCCATCCTGGATGCCAAGGTGTTGTTCGATGGCATTCCGCTGGACAAGATTTCCGTCTCCATGACGATGAATGGCGCGGTGCTGCCTATCTTGGCGTTCTACATCGTAGCCGCCGAGGAACAGGGTGTGCCGATGGCACAACTGTCCGGCACCATTCAGAACGACATCCTCAAGGAGTACTTGGTCCGCAATACCTATATTTATCCGCCGACGCCCTCGATGCGGATTATCGCGGACATTTTTTCCTTCAGTTCCAAAAACATGCCCAAGTTCAACTGCATCAGCATTTCGGGCTATCACATGCAGGAGGCGGGTGCCACGGTGGACTTGGAGTTGGCCTATACCTTGGCGGATGGACTCGAGTATGTACGCACCGGGCTCAAGGCCGGCATTGACATTGATGCCTTTGCGCCGCGCCTGTCGTTCTTCTGGGCGCAGGGTAAAAACTTCTTCATGGAAGTCGCCAAAATGCGCGCCGCGCGCATCCTGTGGGCCAAGCTGATCAAACAGTTCAACCCGAAGAGCGCGAAATCCATGGCGTTGCGCACGCATTCGCAAACCTCGGGATGGAGCCTCACGGCGCAAGACCCGTACAATAACGTCATTCGCACCTGCGTCGAAGCCATGGCGGCGGTCATGGGGCATACCCAGTCGCTGCACACCAATTCGCTCGACGAAGCCATTGCGTTACCGACCGATTTCTCGGCCCGCATCGCGCGCAACACGCAACTGTTCCTCCAAGAAGAAACCGGCATCTGCAAGGTCATTGATCCCTGGGGTGGCTCGTATTATGTCGAAGCCCTGACGCAAGCGATCATGCAACGCGCTTGGAATCACATCCAGGAAGTCGAGGCGCTGGGTGGCATGGCCAAGGCCATTGAAACCGGTCTGCCCAAGCTGCGCATCGAGGAAGCCGCCGCGCGCCGCCAGGCCCGCATTGATTCCGGCAAGGAAGCCATCGTGGGCGTCAATTTGCACCGGCTGGACAAGGAAGCCCCGCTGGAAGTGTTATCCGTGGATAATACCGCTGTGCGTGAATCGCAAATCAAGCGGCTCGCCAAACTCCGCAGTGAACGCGACACCGCCCGCGTGCAGGAATCGCTGGCCGCACTTACCCGCGCTGCCGAAACCGGCCAGGGCAACCTGCTGGAACTGGCGGTCGAGGCCGCCCGTCGCCGCGCCACCCTCGGTGAAATTTCCGATGCCCTGGAGAAGATATTTGGGCGTCACAAAGCCATTCCCAAATCCGTCTCGGGTGTGTACCATGCGGAATTTGCGAAAGTGGATGCCATTACTGAAATTCGTAAACGAGTGGATGCGTTCGTCGAACGCGAAGGACGACGTCCGCGCTTGCTGGTCGCCAAGATGGGGCAGGACGGCCATGATCGCGGCTCCAAAGTGGTGGCCACCGCGTATGCCGATTTCGGTTTCGACGTGGACATCGGACCGCTGTTTCAATCGCCGGAGGAATCCGCGCGCATGGCGGTGGAAAACGACGTGCATGTGGTGGGCATCAGCTCGCTGGCCGGTGGTCATAAAGCCCTCCTGCCGGAGCTGATCGCCGAGCTGAAGAAACTTGGACGCGAGGATATCATGGTCATTGTGGGCGGAGTTATTCCGGCGCAGGATTATGAGTTCCTGTATAAAAATGGTGCGGCAGCCGTCTTCGGGCCGGGCACCGTCATCACCGAGGCCGCCAACGAAATTCTGAAACAACTCGAACAACGGTTGGGCGGGGAAAGACCGAAAACCGAATCGCCCGAAATCCGAAAGAATTCCGAATAA
- the mce gene encoding methylmalonyl-CoA epimerase, with the protein MLKKIDHIGIAVKSLDEMIPFYEKTLGLKCEHREEVVSQKVRTAFFCVGEVHIELLEPTDPESPIAKFIEKNGEGIHHIAFGTDHIEAQLKQAADAGCRLIHEKPFEGAGNKLVAFLHPKSTHGVLTEFCMPKHEASCNCGHH; encoded by the coding sequence ATGCTAAAAAAAATTGATCATATCGGGATCGCTGTAAAGTCGCTGGATGAAATGATTCCTTTTTATGAAAAAACCCTCGGGCTCAAGTGCGAGCACCGAGAGGAAGTCGTTTCGCAGAAAGTGCGCACGGCCTTTTTCTGCGTTGGCGAAGTGCATATTGAATTGTTGGAGCCGACCGATCCGGAGAGCCCCATCGCCAAGTTCATTGAGAAAAACGGGGAAGGCATTCACCACATTGCTTTCGGCACGGACCACATTGAGGCGCAGTTGAAGCAGGCGGCGGACGCCGGCTGCCGGCTGATTCATGAGAAGCCGTTTGAAGGCGCGGGCAACAAGCTGGTGGCGTTCCTGCATCCCAAATCAACGCATGGGGTTTTGACGGAATTCTGCATGCCCAAGCATGAGGCTTCTTGCAACTGTGGCCACCATTGA
- a CDS encoding biotin--[acetyl-CoA-carboxylase] ligase — translation MERSLVTVEGWTLHEYADVSSTSDLAATLPPWHAVRADHQQRGRGRWRRPWVSDVGGLWITAVLPTGPDLKPWRVFPLAVGLAVVDFVRSVGVANVRLRWPNDLMVGNRKLAGLLLEEPRPGLVLAGIGINITNQPETADAALHGITTRLTDHVQQARIAHHQLQLDAPRSRRGMATDNSAIRNPQSAISGFRLLTSTATKVGDQCQPLPDLTTLACSLLLHLRKTRDAIADTGFAPLLPRLQELWQLPRSVELDFGKEKIQGEFCGVDEQGRLGLRHGATCQWFEAAHVVQLREI, via the coding sequence GTGGAACGGAGCCTTGTCACCGTGGAAGGATGGACGTTGCATGAGTATGCGGACGTGTCCTCCACCAGTGATCTTGCGGCCACCCTGCCCCCCTGGCACGCCGTGCGGGCAGATCATCAGCAACGGGGCCGGGGTCGCTGGCGGCGGCCATGGGTCTCAGATGTCGGTGGGCTGTGGATTACTGCGGTTCTACCCACTGGTCCCGATCTCAAACCTTGGCGAGTTTTTCCGCTGGCCGTGGGTTTGGCCGTGGTGGACTTCGTCCGGTCCGTTGGCGTTGCCAATGTGCGCCTGCGTTGGCCCAATGACCTGATGGTAGGGAATCGCAAACTGGCCGGCTTACTCCTCGAAGAGCCGCGTCCGGGTCTCGTCCTGGCCGGGATCGGCATCAATATCACCAATCAGCCGGAAACAGCAGATGCCGCGCTGCATGGAATAACGACACGCCTGACTGATCACGTTCAGCAAGCCCGCATTGCTCACCACCAACTCCAACTGGATGCACCGCGTAGCCGTCGAGGTATGGCGACGGACAATTCCGCAATCCGCAATCCGCAATCCGCAATCTCTGGTTTCCGTCTCCTTACCTCGACGGCTACAAAAGTTGGTGACCAATGCCAGCCGCTACCGGATTTGACAACCTTAGCTTGCTCGTTGTTGCTGCACCTGCGTAAAACGCGGGATGCCATCGCGGATACCGGTTTTGCCCCCTTGCTACCCCGTCTCCAGGAACTCTGGCAATTGCCTCGTTCGGTGGAACTCGACTTTGGCAAAGAAAAAATTCAAGGCGAGTTCTGCGGCGTGGATGAACAGGGACGCTTGGGACTGCGGCACGGTGCCACCTGCCAATGGTTCGAGGCCGCACACGTCGTACAACTCCGCGAAATTTAG
- a CDS encoding acyl-CoA carboxylase subunit beta: MPIDPKALKTLATRRAKARAGGGEDKLQARRDKGLMTARERVENLYLKGTFQEMGLHAQHDCHDFGMEGKPMPGDGVITGVGLVEGRPVAVFSQDFTVGGGALGRIHANKITNMMDYALKAGMPIVGFNDSGGARIQEGVESLSGYGQVFFRNVLVSGVIPQIAVISGPCAGGAAYSPALMDFLIMVRKSAQMFICGPEVIKAATGQSANIADYGSAEAHASVSGNIHFVAENDQHSIEIVQKLLSYIPSNNVMDPPHRPTPELDLAADPGMNDLMPADPKAPLNVHNVISRLVDAGEFLEVQKDWAKNLVVGFARIQGVVCGIVANEPMAKAGTLDIDSSDKGARFIRFCNVFNIPLVTLVDVPGFLPGLQQERGGIIRHGAKMLFAFAAATVPKITVILRKAYGGAYLAMCSQDMGADMVFAWPTAEIAVMGAEGAVKVLYKKEITSAADPKAEEARLIAEYREKFCSPYQAAGRGMITDVIEPSETRAVVAMALRNTLSKRETRPPKKHGTIPM, from the coding sequence ATGCCGATTGATCCCAAAGCATTAAAGACGCTCGCCACCCGCCGGGCCAAAGCCCGCGCCGGCGGCGGGGAGGACAAACTCCAAGCGCGCCGCGACAAAGGGTTGATGACCGCGCGCGAACGCGTTGAGAACCTGTACCTCAAAGGCACCTTCCAAGAAATGGGATTACACGCCCAACACGATTGCCATGATTTTGGCATGGAGGGCAAACCCATGCCGGGTGATGGTGTCATCACCGGTGTCGGGTTGGTCGAGGGGCGCCCAGTGGCGGTGTTCAGCCAGGACTTCACGGTGGGCGGCGGCGCGCTGGGCCGCATTCACGCCAACAAGATCACCAACATGATGGACTACGCCCTCAAGGCCGGCATGCCCATCGTAGGCTTCAATGACTCGGGCGGCGCGCGCATTCAAGAAGGCGTCGAATCCCTGTCCGGCTACGGGCAGGTCTTCTTCCGCAACGTGCTGGTTTCGGGCGTGATTCCGCAAATCGCAGTCATCTCCGGCCCCTGCGCCGGTGGCGCAGCATACTCCCCTGCCCTCATGGATTTTCTGATCATGGTGCGCAAGAGCGCCCAAATGTTTATCTGCGGCCCCGAGGTCATCAAGGCGGCCACTGGCCAGTCCGCGAACATTGCCGATTACGGTAGCGCCGAAGCACATGCTTCGGTGAGCGGAAATATTCATTTCGTGGCGGAGAATGACCAGCACTCCATCGAGATCGTCCAGAAACTGCTCTCGTACATTCCTTCCAACAACGTGATGGATCCGCCACATCGGCCAACGCCGGAGTTGGATCTTGCGGCTGATCCCGGCATGAATGACCTGATGCCCGCCGATCCCAAGGCTCCGCTGAACGTGCATAATGTCATTAGCCGCCTAGTGGATGCCGGCGAGTTCCTCGAGGTGCAAAAAGATTGGGCAAAGAACCTTGTCGTTGGCTTTGCCCGCATCCAAGGCGTGGTCTGCGGTATCGTGGCCAATGAACCCATGGCCAAGGCCGGAACACTGGATATTGATTCCTCCGATAAAGGCGCGCGGTTCATCCGTTTCTGCAACGTGTTCAACATTCCGCTGGTCACCCTGGTGGACGTGCCCGGCTTCCTGCCCGGCTTGCAGCAGGAGCGTGGTGGCATCATCCGGCACGGTGCCAAGATGCTGTTTGCCTTCGCCGCCGCCACGGTGCCCAAGATCACTGTGATCTTGCGTAAAGCTTATGGGGGAGCGTATCTTGCCATGTGCAGTCAGGACATGGGGGCGGACATGGTATTCGCCTGGCCGACGGCGGAGATTGCCGTCATGGGCGCGGAAGGCGCGGTCAAGGTCCTTTACAAAAAGGAAATCACTTCCGCCGCCGATCCCAAGGCGGAAGAGGCCCGGCTCATCGCGGAATACCGCGAGAAATTCTGTTCACCCTATCAGGCGGCGGGACGGGGGATGATCACGGATGTCATTGAACCCTCGGAAACCCGGGCCGTAGTGGCCATGGCGTTGCGCAACACCTTGAGCAAACGCGAAACCCGGCCGCCGAAAAAACACGGAACCATTCCGATGTAA
- a CDS encoding biotin/lipoyl-containing protein, which translates to MIKRLLITVDGKQYDVLVEMLDVPAQPAYAPAPIAAPVVTSAPAAFPAAAASVPALPTPALASPPAPTGSGKPVLSPLTGRVVDIKVQKGQTVKEGDHVLTLEAMKMNTNVIASTSGAVTSLNAAVGDAVEEGAVLMTIG; encoded by the coding sequence ATGATTAAACGACTTTTGATCACCGTTGACGGCAAACAATACGATGTGCTGGTCGAGATGCTGGATGTCCCGGCCCAACCGGCCTATGCTCCCGCGCCGATTGCGGCTCCCGTGGTAACCTCGGCTCCAGCGGCTTTTCCCGCTGCGGCCGCTTCGGTCCCCGCGCTTCCCACGCCCGCCCTGGCGTCACCCCCCGCTCCCACAGGCTCCGGCAAACCGGTATTGAGTCCCTTGACCGGGCGCGTCGTGGATATCAAGGTGCAAAAAGGACAAACGGTCAAAGAGGGCGATCACGTGCTCACTCTTGAGGCCATGAAGATGAACACCAACGTCATCGCCAGCACCAGCGGCGCAGTCACCAGCTTGAACGCCGCGGTGGGTGATGCCGTCGAAGAGGGCGCAGTCCTAATGACCATTGGCTGA
- the meaB gene encoding methylmalonyl Co-A mutase-associated GTPase MeaB has translation MSTTPQTPSGSCSCASGGDFEPPPGQDRSYLSVLPAQAAVPAPAAQPRRAKVLHVEDYVDGVRAGDRGVLARAITLTESSSGEHQARAQKVLQKLLPHTGKARRIGITGVPGVGKSTFIEALGCHLCQLGLKVAVLAVDPSSARSGGSILGDKTRMEQLCRQPNAFIRPSPSGKTLGGVARKTREAMLLCEAAGFDVIIIETVGVGQSEVAVRSMVDFFLLLILPGAGDELQGIKKGIVEQADAILVTKADGDNKFRAEQARQEYATALHYMTPTTEHWTTPVNLSSAMTGEGIPELWQLVQRFYNELEPLQVLRQRRQEQSAQWLHDLIRETLESGFYHHPRVKLARPEIERRLLHGELTAPQAAHALLELSQATAAADE, from the coding sequence ATGTCAACCACTCCTCAAACACCTTCCGGTTCCTGCTCCTGTGCGAGCGGTGGTGACTTTGAGCCGCCGCCCGGACAGGACCGGAGTTATTTGAGCGTGTTGCCCGCACAAGCGGCGGTACCCGCCCCGGCGGCCCAGCCAAGACGCGCGAAGGTGTTGCATGTCGAGGATTATGTGGACGGCGTGCGAGCTGGAGACCGCGGTGTGCTGGCGCGAGCCATCACCCTGACGGAGAGCAGTTCCGGAGAACACCAGGCGCGGGCGCAGAAAGTGTTGCAAAAACTGCTCCCGCATACCGGCAAGGCACGACGCATCGGCATCACCGGTGTGCCCGGCGTGGGCAAGAGCACTTTCATTGAGGCGCTCGGCTGTCACCTTTGCCAACTCGGGCTCAAGGTAGCGGTGCTGGCCGTGGATCCTTCAAGCGCCCGCAGCGGTGGCAGCATCCTGGGGGATAAAACCCGCATGGAGCAACTCTGCCGCCAACCCAACGCGTTTATCCGCCCCTCGCCTTCCGGTAAAACACTCGGCGGGGTGGCACGCAAAACCCGCGAGGCCATGCTGTTGTGCGAGGCGGCGGGATTCGATGTTATCATCATTGAGACGGTGGGGGTTGGCCAGAGCGAAGTGGCCGTGCGCTCGATGGTGGATTTTTTCCTGCTGCTGATCCTGCCCGGTGCGGGCGACGAATTGCAGGGCATTAAAAAAGGCATCGTGGAACAGGCGGATGCCATCCTGGTCACCAAGGCGGATGGGGATAATAAATTCCGGGCCGAACAGGCGCGCCAGGAGTATGCCACCGCGCTGCATTACATGACACCCACGACGGAGCATTGGACCACGCCGGTCAACCTGAGTTCGGCAATGACTGGCGAGGGCATCCCGGAATTGTGGCAACTGGTGCAGCGCTTTTATAATGAATTGGAGCCGCTGCAAGTCCTGCGCCAGCGGCGCCAGGAGCAATCCGCCCAATGGCTGCACGATCTGATCCGTGAAACCTTGGAATCGGGCTTCTATCACCATCCCCGGGTGAAACTGGCCCGGCCAGAAATCGAACGCCGGCTGTTGCACGGCGAATTGACCGCGCCCCAAGCAGCACACGCGCTGCTGGAGTTGTCACAGGCAACCGCGGCGGCTGACGAATGA